A genomic region of Balaenoptera ricei isolate mBalRic1 chromosome 21, mBalRic1.hap2, whole genome shotgun sequence contains the following coding sequences:
- the GPAT4 gene encoding glycerol-3-phosphate acyltransferase 4 has translation MFLLLPFDSLIVSLLGISLTVLFTLLLVFIIVPAVFGVSFGIRKLYMKTLLKIFAWATLRMERGAKERNHQLYKPYTNGIIAKDPTSLEEEIKEIRRSGSSKALDNTLEFELSDIFYFCRKGVETIMDDEVTKRFSAEELESWNLLSRTNYNFQYISLRLTVLWGLGVLIRYCFLLPLRIALAFTGISLLVVGTTVVGYLPNGRFKEFLSKHVHLMCYRICVRALTAIITYHDRKNRPRNGGICVANHTSPIDVIILASDGYYAMVGQVHGGLMGVIQRAMVKACPHVWFERSEVKDRHLVAKRLTEHVQDKSKLPILIFPEGTCINNTSVMMFKKGSFEIGATVYPVAIKYDPQFGDAFWNSSKYGMVTYLLRMMTSWAIVCSVWYLPPMTREAEEDAVQFANRVKSAIARQGGLVDLLWDGGLKREKVKDTFKEEQQKLYSKMIVGNHEDRSRS, from the exons ATGTTCCTGTTGCTGCCTTTCGACAGCCTGATTGTCAGCCTCCTGGGCATCTCCCTGACCGTCCTCTTCACCCTCCTCCTGGTTTTCATCATCGTCCCCGCCGTTTTCGGGGTCTCCTTTGGCATCCGAAAGCTCTACATGAAAACTTTGTTAAAGATCTTTGCG TGGGCAACCTTGAGGATGGAGCGAGGAGCCAAGGAGAGGAACCACCAGCTCTACAAGCCCTACACCAACG GAATCATTGCAAAAGATCCCACGTCACTAGAAGAAGAGATCAAAGAAATTCGCCGGAGTGGTAGCAGTAAGGCTCTGGACAACACTCTCGAGTTTGAGCTCTCTGACATTTTCTACTTCTGCCGGAAAGGGGTGGAGACCATTATGGACGATGAGGTGACAAAGAGGTTCTCAGCAGAGGAGTTGGAGTCCTGGAACTTGCTGAGCAGGACCAATTATAACTTCCAGTACATCAGCCTTCGGCTCACGGTGCTCTGGGGCCTAGGAGTGCTGATTCGGTActgcttcctcctgcccctcag GATAGCTCTTGCTTTCACGGGGATTAGCCTCCTGGTGGTGGGCACAACGGTGGTGGGATACCTGCCAAACGGGAG GTTTAAGGAGTTCCTGAGTAAGCACGTTCACCTAATGTGCTATCGCATCTGCGTACGAGCCCTGACGGCCATCATTACCTACCACGACAG GAAGAACCGGCCTAGAAACGGCGGCATCTGCGTGGCCAATCATACATCTCCCATTGACGTCATCATTTTGGCCAGTGATGGCTATTACGCCATG GTGGGGCAGGTGCACGGCGGCCTCATGGGCGTCATCCAGAGAGCCATGGTGAAGGCCTGCCCCCACGTCTGGTTCGAGCGCTCGGAAGTGAAGGATCGCCACCTGGTGGCTAAAAG GCTGACCGAGCACGTGCAGGATAAAAGCAAGCTGCCCATCCTCATCTTCCCGGAGG GAACCTGCATCAACAATACATCTGTGATGATGTTCAAAAAGGGAAGTTTTGAAATTGGAGCCACAGTTTACCCCGTCGCGATCAAG TACGACCCCCAGTTCGGTGATGCTTTCTGGAACAGCAGCAAGTACGGGATGGTGACGTACCTGCTGAGGATGATGACCAGCTGGGCCATCGTCTGCAGCGTGTGGTACCTGCCTCCCATGACCAGAGAGGCCGAGGAGGATGCCGTCCAGTTCGCAAACAGGGTGAAGTCCGCCATTGCCAGGCAGGGAGGCCTTGTGGACCTGCTGTG GGACGGTGGTCTGAAGCGGGAGAAGGTGAAGGACACGTTCAAGGAGGAGCAGCAGAAGCTGTACAGCAAGATGATTGTTGGCAACCACGAGGACCGGAGCCGGTCCTGA
- the NKX6-3 gene encoding homeobox protein Nkx-6.3 translates to MESNLQGPFLLNNAPLAQFSEMKAPVCQYSVQNAFYKLSPQGLGPQPPAGTPHGISDILSRPVAAPNSCLLSGYPHVAGFGGLGSQGVYYGPQVGNFSKAGNEYPTRTRNCWADTGQDWRGGRPCGNTPDPLSDSIHKKKHTRPTFTGHQIFALEKTFEQTKYLAGPERARLAYSLGMTESQVKVWFQNRRTKWRKKSALEPSSSTPRASGGDRAASENDDDEYNKPLDPDSDDEKIRLLLRKHRAAFSVLSLGAHG, encoded by the exons ATGGAGTCCAACCTGCAGGGCCCGTTCCTGCTGAACAACGCGCCGCTGGCTCAGTTCTCGGAGATGAAGGCCCCTGTGTGCCAGTACTCTGTGCAGAACGCCTTCTACAAGCTCAGCCCCCAGGGGCTGGGCCCCCAGCCGCCCGCCGGGACCCCACATGGCATCTCGGACATCCTCAGCAGGCCCGTGGCCGCGCCGAACAGCTGCCTGCTCTCCGGCTACCCCCACGTGGCCGGCTTCGGTGGGCTCGGCTCCCAGGGGGTCTACTACGGTCCCCAGGTGGGGAATTTCTCCAAGGCAGGGAACGAGTACCCAACCCGGACCCGGAACTGCTGGGCGGACACGGGCCAGGACTGGCGAGGCGGGCGGCCATGCGGCAACA CCCCGGACCCCCTGAGCGACAGCATCCACAAGAAAAAGCACACCCGGCCCACCTTCACGGGGCACCAGATCTTTGCCCTGGAGAAGACCTTCGAGCAGACCAAGTACTTGGCGGGTCCCGAGAGGGCGCGGCTGGCATACTCGCTGGGGATGACCGAGTCGCAGGTCAAG GTGTGGTTCCAGAACCGGAGGACCAAGTGGCGGAAGAAGAGTGCCCTGGAACCCTCGTCCTCCACGCCCCGGGCCTCGGGCGGGGACCGCGCGGCCTCGGAGAATGATGACGACGAGTACAACAAGCCGCTGGACCCCGACTCGGACGACGAGAAGATCCGGCTGCTGCTCCGCAAGCACCGCGCCGCCTTCTCGGTGCTCAGCCTGGGCGCGCACGGCTGA